The genomic region ATTTTAAAGCCTTTACACTTTTACGCTATAGCGTTATAAGAGCGTTACAAGATTAGGTTATGTGATGAAGGAGTGTGAAAAGACATAATGCGCCATTCTGCCCTTATAAAGGATATAGAGTTGTTTTTAACTAATAACAAAATGTCTCCGTACACTTTTGGTTTTAAATCAATAAAAAATGGTCGTTTAGTTTCACGGTTACGGCACGGTGGACGCATATGGCCGGAAACGGAAATGCGCATTCGTACATTTATGAAATACTATCCAAATAATATACGCCCCGGCGTTACAAATCAAGATCTCCCCCCATCACCTGAGTTTGTAGATGGTTGTGCAGTAAGCGGGGCAGGGTATGAGCAAACCGATGCACAACAATCATTAGGCGGATGAGAGCATGAGCATAGCAAAGAAATACGAGCTTACAGAAGAGGGTACGTTGTTTATACGCTACGACTCTAATGGGTTATATGCTTGCACGTTGTATCAGATTAGAGCGTTAAGAGATTTTGGTAATGTCAAAGCTGGTGATTTGGGTGGCTTTATAGAGAAAGAAGAAAATCTTTCTCACGAGGGCGATTGTTGGGTTTATGATAATGCTCAAGTATATAACGATGCAGTAGTTCGTGGTGATGCTTTAGTTTACGATAATGCACTCGTTTATTATAAAGCTCGTATTTACGGCAATGCAAAAGTTTCTGGTAATGCACGCGTTTATGACGATGCAGTAGTTTATGACAATGCGCATATTCATGGCAATGCTTATGTTTATGATTCTGCTGAAGTATCTGACAATGCAGATATTTGTGGCAATGCACGCGTTTATGGCAGTGCTTGGATTGAAGACAATGCACTGATTCATGGTAACGCTCAAGTTTACCTCAATGCAGTAATTGGTGGCGATGCACGTGTTTACGGTGATGCTCAGGTTTACGGCAGTTCATATGTTAACGGTAATGCTCGAATTTATGGCCGTGCATGTATTTATTTTGGTGCACATGTTCACGGCAATGCACTGGTTTATGGTAATGCACGTGTTTACGGCGCAACAGAAATTTCCGGTGATGCAGAAGTTGCTGGCAATGTTCATATTTACGGCGTTCAAAAGATCTGTTCGGGTAAGCATTTTGGCGATGACGCAGAGGTTGATGTGAGTGCTTCCACTCAACGTGATGCCCAACAGATAAGACAGTAATGTTATGGACTTTAATTCACTAACCATTCTTTGTCTTGATCTAGGTACGAAAACAGGTTGGGCAATTTCTTCTGAAGACGGCACGATAGCCAGTGGAACAGTAAATTTTTCTACACGTCGATTTGAAGGCGGTGGGATGAGGTATTTAAGATTCAAGCAGTGGCTTACAGAAACCAAAGCGATACTAGAGCATATTGACGCAGTGTATTTTGAAGAAGTGCGCTGTCACATTGGTACAGATGCTGCTCATGTTTATGGGGGCTTGTTAGCAATCTTAACCTCTTGGTGTGAACACCATCAGATTCCTTATCAAGGTATCCCCATTGCTACGATTAAGAAAGCAATGACAGGCAGAGGCAATGCCCCAAAAACAGAAATGATTAAGGCTGTGCGTGCAAAAGGACATGAGCCTGAAGATGATAATGAAGCAGATGCTTTGGCAATTTTATATTTAATAAGAGAGGGAAAATAGTGATGGCAACGAAATCACCCTGGGTAAAATTTTATCCTAGTCAATTTTTAATTGAGCTTATGCTTTTGAAGCCAAAAGAAACAGCTGTTTATACAACACTGGTCTTGCTCATGCTTCATGAGCGCGCACCTATTTTTAATGATGCTTCTCATTTATCAGGTTTGTGCAGCTGTTCAGTGTGGACGTTTCGAAACATATTAGAATCTTTAATGAGCCGTGGTTATATCATTCGTTTAGAGAGTGGCCGTTTGTGGTACACATCATCAGCAGTTGATCTTGATATCAGTAATATATCTTCAGAAAGAGAGGGGGAAAGCTATGTCAACTAAATTACCTTGGGTTCGAAATTTCTATGAAGAATGGATCATGGATTTTTCTGGTACAAGTGCAGCAGAGAAAGCTACTTATATGACACTCACTGCTCTCATGTATCGAGCACAAGAACCAATTTGGGAAGAGATTACTACATTAGCGCGTCGTATTGGTTGTTCAGTAAATGCTCTTAACAAGACACTAGATCTTTTGTTGCGTAAGGGAAAAATTATCCGTTTAGAAGATGGCCGTTTATGGAGTCAGCAAGTTGAAGAAGAGCTAAAAGACTGCAATGATAATTTAAATAAGCGCTCAGAAAAGGCTATAAAAGCCGCGAATACTAGAAGAAATAAGCACAAAGATAACTCATCACAAGATCACGATGAAATCATGATGATGTCATCACAAAGTCATGATGATGACATGATGACTTCATCACGACAACACATTAACAATAACATATATAAAAAAACTAACACTATCGTGTTATCAAAAAAAGAAATTGCTTCAGAAAATTTAGCAACTGAAGTTTCGGTTCAAGACGAAACAACCGATGATGCTGTTGAGCAGCAGTTGGATCACGATACACCCTCATCAGAAAACCAATCACCCGTTTCACAGCAAAAAAGCACTGAAAAGAAAACCAAGCGGTCTGGAGATAAACGGGGATGTCGCATTCCTGAGGATTTCGAACCTGATTACGATTTTGCCATTCAAGAGGGATTGCCTCCAGAGCGGGTTAAAATCGAGATTGCAAAATTTCGGGATTATTGGAAAGGCAAGTCTGGTCAAGGTGCAACCAAAACGGATTGGCCAGCAACATGGCGTAACTGGGTACGAAAGGCTGTCGAGGATCTTAAGAAAGGAAAAAGCTATGGAAAACCAGGCGTTGAACAAACAAAACAACAACGTGGGTGGAATTATCGAGTTGCACAGCACATGTCCAATATCAAAACTTCAGATAATGTTTTCAAATTTTTATTCGAGGATGACGAAAGAACCGCCGTTCCTTTGGAAAACGGGGCAAAAACCATCGATTGCAGAAGCGAAGAAAGCTACCTCATTGGTCCATGATGCCTTGAAGAAGCTTGAAAAAAAGCCACTGAGGAAGAAATCCAGACGGCGTATCTTGTCCTTTCAAGTGGTTTAAAAAGCCAATTGGGATCAGATGAAAAATCAACATCACTTGCGTATTTCTACGCTCTTGATGGCATAAGCAGCTGGGTATTGCAAACGGCTACCAAGGATGCCTTGAAAGGAAAAGCAGAAGGATTAAACACGACCTTTATGCCATCAACAGCAGATTTTTATCATTACTGTGAAAAACTTGAAAACCGTATTCGCACAAGGGCTAGTTGTATTCTTAAAAATCTTCAAAAGCCCGAGTTAGAAAGCAGGAGGCAGGAGAAATTGGTAACGTCAGAACGTCTGGAAGCTTTTCAAAAAGAACTTCGCAAAATATTTGAGACAGCAAAATAGAGAAAAGTGCTGATCATTTTTGGATTAGATATGCATTTAAATCGACAGAAAGGCACCTTAGAGAAAGATTTGGAAGTTTTTTAATGAATTCCATATCTGAAACATAAAACGCTCTGTACGGGGCTAATTTAAGGAAATTAGAACAGATGCGAAAATTAGGGCAATCGCTATGAAATTTATAAAACAACTTTTAGCAAAGAATCTTGACAAGATTAAGGAAATGCGTTTATGTGCAAATCAGGTGCTTGAAAAACACCTTCAGTGCATAGCGGATTGATTGCCGAAATAATCAGTTTTCCGCACTTTTAAAGACTTTGACTCGTTATATGCGTGTAGCGTATAGTGATCTTGTCGGGTGTAGTTATGCTATACAAAACCCTCACGGGGAAAGCATAACGACGGACTATGCACCGTGTTTTTCAGCGCCCGGCGCTCTTTTTTGAGTGTCAATGAAAAACCTTTAACTGCATAGGAGTTCATCATGAACGATTTAGTAAAGAACACACAAACTACACTGACGATGTCTAGCCGTGAAATTGCAAAATTGTGTGGTAAAAGGCATGACCATGTTATGCGTGATATCAAGAAAATGCTTGAAGAATTATACTCTGAAAGAGGTCTCCCCAAATTTGGGGGCACCTATTTAGACAAGCAAAAAAAGACGCAAAACTGCTTTAATCTTCCCAAACGTGAGTGCCTTATTTTAATCTCAGGTTATAGTACAGTGTTACGTGCTAAAATTATTGATCGTTGGATGGAACTCGAAAGTCAATTACGATTCGATCATGAATTATTTTCTCGTGATTTATTTAAATCATCCTCAGGTATTGGTAAAGTTTTAGGAGTAATTGCAAGACGTCTGTCAGATGTAAATGATCTCGAAAACGAGCTTGAACATTACAAATCAGTTACAACAGAAGTAAGGCGTGTTTTAGAAAGCCCTGTTGCAAAGGCTGCTTAATTGAAAGAAATATAACTCATACCTTTCCCCTAAAAATGGGGAAAGTGTTGTTTAAGCTTTTTCTCAAGATGTGTGTTCTTCATTTTGGGTGGGTGTTAGGCTAATTTGTAAATTTAAAGCACTCAAAACATTAAGGAATGTTGAGAGCTTAGGATCACCTTTGTCGCTTAAAGAGCGATAAAGAGATTCTCTTGATAACCCAGCGTTTTTAGCAATTTTACTCATTCCTTGGTTTTTTGCGATTATCCCAAGAACATGAGCAAGATACTGACTATTTTTAGTTTCAAGAGCGTCTTGTAAAAGAATTTGTTGAGCTTCAGGAGTTTTGAAATACTCACTTGTATCAAATTTAGTGATTTCCATGTTTGAGTTCCTTTACTATTCGCAGGGCTTTTTCGATATCCTTTTGTTGGGTAGATTTATCACCACCATTAAGAAGTAGAATAATTTCTTGCCCTTGTTTTATAAAATAAACCCGATAGCCAGGGCCATGATTTATTTTTAATTCCCCAATGCCATGAAAGAATTTTACATTGCCCAAAAGCCCCGTTTCTATCCTTGCTATCCGTGTTACAATATGCGCTTGTGCAATCTCATCTTTTAAAGAATCTAGCCACTGTATGAAATATTTTGTCTTGTACACTGTAAACATATGTAACTTATAGGATACAGTTGTTGCAATGTCAAACATAATTTCTATTTGATGACAGAGAAATTTTCTTAATTTTTATAAAATAACTTTTATGAATATTATCAGTTAGTTATATGAATAGGATGAGAACAGCATTTATGCACGGATAAAATCACCAATAAAATGTTTATTTTCAATTATTTATGCTGTTTTTTCTTTGGAAAAATGCACTATGTCATGCTATAATAAAAGCAGCTTTTCATATCCGTATTTCATT from Bartonella schoenbuchensis R1 harbors:
- a CDS encoding crossover junction endodeoxyribonuclease RuvC, with the protein product MDFNSLTILCLDLGTKTGWAISSEDGTIASGTVNFSTRRFEGGGMRYLRFKQWLTETKAILEHIDAVYFEEVRCHIGTDAAHVYGGLLAILTSWCEHHQIPYQGIPIATIKKAMTGRGNAPKTEMIKAVRAKGHEPEDDNEADALAILYLIREGK
- a CDS encoding DUF1376 domain-containing protein, yielding MATKSPWVKFYPSQFLIELMLLKPKETAVYTTLVLLMLHERAPIFNDASHLSGLCSCSVWTFRNILESLMSRGYIIRLESGRLWYTSSAVDLDISNISSEREGESYVN
- a CDS encoding DUF1376 domain-containing protein, with protein sequence MSTKLPWVRNFYEEWIMDFSGTSAAEKATYMTLTALMYRAQEPIWEEITTLARRIGCSVNALNKTLDLLLRKGKIIRLEDGRLWSQQVEEELKDCNDNLNKRSEKAIKAANTRRNKHKDNSSQDHDEIMMMSSQSHDDDMMTSSRQHINNNIYKKTNTIVLSKKEIASENLATEVSVQDETTDDAVEQQLDHDTPSSENQSPVSQQKSTEKKTKRSGDKRGCRIPEDFEPDYDFAIQEGLPPERVKIEIAKFRDYWKGKSGQGATKTDWPATWRNWVRKAVEDLKKGKSYGKPGVEQTKQQRGWNYRVAQHMSNIKTSDNVFKFLFEDDERTAVPLENGAKTIDCRSEESYLIGP
- a CDS encoding addiction module antidote protein, with the protein product MEITKFDTSEYFKTPEAQQILLQDALETKNSQYLAHVLGIIAKNQGMSKIAKNAGLSRESLYRSLSDKGDPKLSTFLNVLSALNLQISLTPTQNEEHTS
- a CDS encoding type II toxin-antitoxin system RelE/ParE family toxin, encoding MFTVYKTKYFIQWLDSLKDEIAQAHIVTRIARIETGLLGNVKFFHGIGELKINHGPGYRVYFIKQGQEIILLLNGGDKSTQQKDIEKALRIVKELKHGNH